One window of the Leptotrichia massiliensis genome contains the following:
- a CDS encoding peptidase U32 family protein, whose translation METKKRVELLAPAGNMEKLKTAFHFGADACFVGGSAFNLRGMSSNFKNKELKEAVDYVHSLGKKIYVTLNIFAHNTEIEYMPRFIKKLDEFGVDAVIVADLGVFQMVRQHAPNMKIHVSTQANNTNWMSVKTWKDMGAKRVILAREMSLKEIKTIREKVPDVEIEVFIHGAMCMAYSGRCLLSNYFTNRDANRGICAQDCRWNYKVIAEGHEETGAHDIVENEEGTYMFNAKDLCSIEFIDKVLETGVDSLKIEGRMKSIYYNSTVVKQYKRALDNYYSGNYEYNPDWLKELKTISHRQYSNGFYLGPTSEKDQNYETGLSYSQTYRLVANVLEKVDTNKYKIQIRNKVYATETLELVRPIGDAVKFKVENFLNTKNDELQEYVNPNTIAIIETDVEMGPMDLIRIKLPEGQSDSDMDTAEF comes from the coding sequence ATGGAAACAAAAAAAAGAGTAGAATTATTGGCACCAGCTGGAAATATGGAAAAGTTAAAAACAGCTTTTCATTTCGGAGCTGATGCCTGTTTTGTTGGAGGAAGTGCTTTCAACTTGAGAGGGATGTCTTCAAACTTTAAAAATAAAGAATTAAAGGAAGCCGTGGACTATGTTCATAGTTTAGGTAAAAAAATATATGTTACACTAAATATTTTTGCACATAATACAGAGATCGAATATATGCCAAGATTTATAAAAAAACTTGATGAATTTGGCGTGGATGCTGTAATTGTGGCTGATTTAGGAGTTTTCCAGATGGTTAGGCAACATGCTCCAAATATGAAAATACACGTAAGTACTCAAGCAAATAATACAAACTGGATGAGTGTAAAAACTTGGAAGGATATGGGAGCAAAAAGAGTTATTTTAGCTAGAGAAATGTCGTTAAAAGAAATAAAAACTATTCGTGAAAAAGTACCTGATGTGGAAATTGAAGTATTTATTCATGGAGCAATGTGTATGGCTTATTCAGGAAGATGCCTATTAAGTAATTACTTTACAAACCGTGATGCAAACCGTGGAATCTGTGCACAGGATTGCCGTTGGAATTATAAGGTAATTGCGGAAGGGCATGAGGAAACTGGGGCTCACGATATTGTAGAAAATGAAGAAGGGACATATATGTTTAACGCTAAAGATTTATGTTCCATCGAATTTATTGACAAAGTTCTTGAAACTGGTGTGGATTCATTAAAAATTGAAGGAAGAATGAAAAGTATTTACTACAATTCAACTGTTGTAAAACAGTATAAAAGAGCATTGGATAATTATTATTCTGGAAATTATGAATATAATCCAGATTGGCTAAAAGAGCTTAAAACAATTAGCCATAGACAATATTCAAACGGATTTTATTTAGGACCGACTTCTGAAAAGGATCAGAATTATGAAACGGGTCTTTCTTACAGTCAAACTTACAGACTTGTTGCAAACGTACTTGAAAAAGTTGACACAAATAAATACAAAATTCAAATAAGAAATAAAGTTTATGCAACAGAAACTTTGGAACTTGTACGTCCAATTGGAGATGCTGTTAAATTCAAAGTAGAAAATTTTTTAAATACAAAAAATGATGAATTGCAAGAATACGTAAATCCAAATACTATCGCTATTATTGAAACAGATGTGGAAATGGGACCAATGGATTTGATAAGAATAAAACTGCCTGAAGGACAGTCTGACAGTGATATGGACACTGCTGAATTTTAA
- the glmM gene encoding phosphoglucosamine mutase → MARKYFGTDGMRGEANKDLTIDLVTRLGLALGYYLKKHRKKAGKPKIILGTDTRISGYMIRSALTAGLNSMGVNIDFVGVMPTPGVCYLTRKLKADAGIMISASHNPVKDNGIKIFSQNGYKLPDSVEEELEKLMEKKDELLKHQVPGDDLGTFKYVEDDMRIYLDYLTSTVKTNFSKLRIVIDTANGAAYRVASKVFQNLGADVIVINNIPNGKNINVNCGSTHPELLQEVVKVYKADLGLAYDGDADRLIAVDNTGAIINGDLIIAIIAEYMKKRGLLNDNKVVTTVLSNMGFEKYLDEKGIGLIRANVGDRYVLEKMKEYGLNIGGEQSGHILMLDYNTTGDGVLSSIQLVAAILESGKTLHELVKGIKLWPQDSKNIFVAKEKKATWETNKELIDFIKAKEKEIAGKGRILVRASGTESLIRVMVEAESQKIVDKYVAELSKKVEETLC, encoded by the coding sequence ATGGCTAGAAAATATTTTGGAACCGATGGAATGAGAGGGGAAGCTAACAAAGATTTGACAATCGACTTAGTTACCCGTCTAGGACTTGCTCTTGGATATTATTTAAAAAAACATAGAAAAAAAGCTGGCAAACCAAAAATTATTCTTGGAACTGACACAAGAATTTCAGGTTATATGATTCGTTCAGCACTTACTGCTGGATTAAATTCTATGGGTGTAAATATTGATTTTGTAGGAGTAATGCCTACTCCAGGAGTTTGCTATTTAACTAGAAAATTAAAGGCTGATGCAGGAATTATGATTTCGGCTTCACATAATCCTGTAAAGGACAATGGAATAAAAATATTCAGTCAAAATGGCTATAAACTGCCTGATTCAGTTGAAGAGGAACTTGAAAAATTAATGGAAAAAAAGGATGAACTTTTAAAACATCAAGTCCCAGGTGATGATTTAGGAACATTTAAATATGTGGAAGATGATATGAGAATCTATTTGGATTACCTTACTTCTACTGTAAAAACTAATTTTTCAAAATTGCGAATTGTAATTGATACAGCAAATGGAGCCGCTTATAGAGTTGCTTCAAAAGTTTTTCAAAATTTAGGAGCGGACGTTATCGTAATTAATAATATTCCAAATGGGAAAAATATTAATGTAAATTGTGGATCTACACATCCAGAACTTCTTCAGGAAGTTGTAAAGGTTTATAAGGCTGATTTAGGGCTTGCTTATGATGGAGATGCTGACAGGCTAATTGCTGTTGATAATACAGGTGCAATTATAAATGGAGACTTGATTATTGCGATTATTGCAGAATATATGAAAAAAAGAGGTTTGTTAAATGATAATAAAGTTGTAACAACTGTTCTTAGCAATATGGGATTTGAAAAATATCTTGATGAAAAAGGAATTGGATTAATTCGTGCAAATGTTGGAGATAGATATGTTCTTGAAAAAATGAAAGAATATGGTTTAAACATTGGTGGGGAGCAGTCTGGACATATTTTAATGCTTGACTACAATACGACTGGAGATGGAGTTTTATCATCAATTCAGCTTGTTGCAGCTATTTTAGAAAGTGGAAAAACTTTACATGAACTTGTAAAAGGAATAAAATTATGGCCTCAAGATTCTAAGAATATCTTTGTTGCAAAAGAGAAAAAAGCAACTTGGGAAACAAATAAGGAATTAATTGACTTTATTAAGGCAAAGGAAAAAGAAATCGCTGGAAAAGGTAGAATTTTAGTAAGAGCTTCGGGTACAGAATCACTTATAAGAGTAATGGTTGAAGCAGAAAGTCAAAAAATTGTTGATAAGTATGTAGCAGAATTAAGTAAAAAAGTGGAAGAAACACTTTGCTAA
- a CDS encoding sensor histidine kinase, with product MKNLKLEDRISANYALLFLVLILVSNIILVYSLQRQSNKVLEDSASDKMDEINSFLDKVGIFSDKTNVLTLDFNPEIIEGKKVIHVKPFNPGEENYLYVLEIKQAKDSVIPINTLGDTDTEEASMTNEKMVNLLETFNLEDNDYEGKIINIEKNKYFVFKVSREIKNYKFNIYTLKNVTQENQIYKRLEYLVILFTIIGVVITIIVSKIMSRRILKPINNVIKTAKSISTDDLSKRIEIPKEEDELQNLTLIINEMLDRLETSFENQTKFVSDASHELRTPLAIIKGYAEIIRKRGTTDIDIFVESIDSIISETDNMRNLIQKLLFLAKGEITKINTKFIDIDANEMVHQIHSDTVVSTKTHKFHLETGENYKIKGDETLLQQAIRALIENATKYSEPHTNIYIKSFIKDGFGRISIRDEGVGISDEDAKRIFDRFYRVDLSRTKATGGTGLGLAIVKRIVEIHNGRIEIDSKINKGTEISIVLPIGDTATTVSEEAAKNVKKSKSEKKAVFSFLKKESEKENKRKK from the coding sequence ATGAAAAATTTGAAACTAGAAGATCGTATTTCAGCAAATTACGCTCTTCTATTTTTGGTATTAATATTAGTTTCTAATATTATTCTTGTTTATTCACTGCAAAGGCAGTCAAATAAAGTGTTAGAAGATTCTGCCAGCGATAAAATGGATGAAATAAACAGTTTTTTGGATAAAGTTGGAATTTTTTCGGATAAAACAAATGTCCTTACACTTGATTTTAATCCTGAAATTATTGAAGGGAAAAAAGTTATTCATGTAAAGCCGTTTAATCCTGGTGAAGAAAATTATTTATATGTGCTAGAAATAAAGCAAGCTAAAGATTCTGTAATTCCAATTAATACACTTGGAGACACTGACACGGAAGAAGCTTCTATGACTAATGAAAAAATGGTTAATTTACTTGAAACTTTTAATTTAGAAGACAACGACTATGAAGGAAAAATAATAAATATTGAAAAAAATAAATATTTTGTTTTCAAAGTAAGTCGTGAAATAAAAAATTACAAATTTAATATTTATACTTTAAAGAATGTAACGCAGGAAAATCAAATTTATAAAAGGCTGGAATATCTTGTTATTCTATTTACGATAATTGGTGTTGTTATTACAATTATCGTTTCAAAAATAATGAGTAGAAGAATTTTGAAACCTATTAATAACGTAATAAAAACAGCTAAGAGTATTTCAACAGATGATTTGAGTAAAAGGATAGAAATTCCAAAAGAGGAAGATGAATTGCAAAATTTGACACTTATTATAAACGAAATGCTAGATAGACTTGAAACGTCATTTGAAAATCAAACAAAATTTGTGTCGGATGCTTCGCATGAATTGCGTACACCACTTGCAATAATAAAAGGTTATGCGGAAATTATACGAAAACGTGGAACTACTGATATTGACATCTTTGTAGAATCGATTGATTCGATAATTAGTGAAACTGATAATATGCGTAATTTAATCCAAAAACTTTTATTTTTGGCTAAAGGTGAGATTACAAAAATTAATACAAAATTTATAGATATTGATGCAAATGAAATGGTTCATCAAATTCATTCTGATACTGTAGTTTCTACTAAAACTCATAAGTTTCATCTTGAAACAGGAGAAAACTACAAGATTAAAGGTGATGAAACATTGTTACAACAAGCGATCAGAGCGTTAATCGAAAATGCTACAAAATATTCTGAACCACATACAAATATTTATATCAAATCATTTATTAAAGACGGTTTTGGACGAATTTCAATTCGAGATGAAGGTGTTGGAATTTCTGATGAAGATGCAAAAAGAATTTTTGACAGATTTTACAGGGTTGACTTGTCAAGAACAAAGGCAACAGGTGGAACTGGACTGGGGCTTGCGATAGTAAAACGAATTGTAGAGATTCATAATGGAAGAATTGAAATTGATTCTAAAATAAATAAGGGAACAGAGATTTCAATTGTATTGCCAATAGGAGATACTGCTACAACTGTATCAGAAGAAGCAGCCAAAAATGTTAAAAAGAGCAAATCAGAAAAAAAGGCTGTTTTCAGTTTTTTAAAAAAAGAAAGTGAAAAGGAAAATAAAAGAAAAAAATAA
- a CDS encoding response regulator transcription factor: protein MREKILVIEDDPKISRLLEIELKFEGFDVFFAYDGKEGLNMAKYGSYDIILLDVMLPKMSGMEVCKRIRETSQVPIIMLTAKDEISDKVVGFDYGADDYMTKPFSNEELLARIKALLRRTKKSVVHKGIFEFEDLTINYSTYEVFREYGKNLIQLSKREFELLDFLVLNKGIVLSRDKILEEVWGFDYIGNDNILDLYIKYLRDKIDRPYERKFIQTVRGIGFIFK from the coding sequence ATGAGAGAAAAAATATTAGTAATTGAAGATGATCCTAAAATTTCGAGATTACTTGAAATTGAATTAAAATTTGAAGGGTTTGATGTATTTTTTGCATACGATGGTAAAGAAGGATTAAACATGGCTAAGTATGGTTCATACGATATTATCCTTCTAGATGTGATGCTTCCGAAAATGAGTGGAATGGAAGTTTGTAAAAGAATAAGAGAAACTTCACAAGTACCTATTATTATGCTTACTGCAAAAGATGAAATTAGTGACAAAGTAGTAGGATTTGACTATGGAGCAGACGACTACATGACAAAACCTTTCTCAAATGAAGAATTGCTTGCAAGAATAAAAGCTCTTCTTAGAAGAACTAAAAAATCTGTTGTTCATAAAGGAATATTTGAATTTGAAGATTTGACAATTAACTATTCAACTTATGAAGTGTTCAGAGAATATGGAAAAAATCTAATTCAACTTTCAAAAAGAGAATTTGAATTACTTGATTTTTTAGTGTTAAATAAAGGTATTGTTTTATCAAGAGATAAAATCTTGGAAGAAGTGTGGGGATTTGATTATATTGGAAATGACAATATTCTTGATTTGTATATTAAATATTTAAGAGATAAAATTGACAGACCTTATGAAAGAAAATTTATTCAAACTGTAAGAGGAATTGGATTTATTTTTAAATAA